Proteins encoded by one window of Arachis ipaensis cultivar K30076 chromosome B04, Araip1.1, whole genome shotgun sequence:
- the LOC107637606 gene encoding uncharacterized protein LOC107637606 isoform X1 has translation MKDHQLQTPLKLSLSTRSAENHHAKSKVPSSKKSSKITRKNLNAEFTCVSEDSVDSSPISEISYLNHNDDAKTLLEETPSMTLLPTDTTLSEITNDVTGSGSTIDDCELDGFKFNSVEAEIALNFLKKSKVHLLKSSNVAPHYRKLIGEIIEYTIQDLSTKNMPEDTDCFNKVSSEKIRTVFLCFFVWIIVVWFMLFFNSGIPSGVVPT, from the exons ATGAAGGATCACCAACTCCAAACACCACTGAAGCTCTCTCTCTCTACTCGCTCCGCAGAGAATCACCATGCCAAATCCAAAGTTCCCTCTTCCAAGAAATCTAGTAAG ATCACCCGCAAGAACTTGAATGCAGAATTCACTTGCGTTTCTGAGGATTCCGTGGACTCCTCACCGATCTCTGAGATCTCCTACCTAAACCACAACGATGATGCTAAG ACCTTATTGGAAGAAACTCCTTCCATGACCTTGCTTCCAACGGATACAACTCTGTCTGAAATTACCAATGATGTAACAGGAAGTGGTTCAACTATTGATGACTGTGAGTTGGATGGTTTCAAGTTCAATTCTGTGGAGGCAGAGATTGCTCTTAATTTCCTCAAAAAATCAAAAGTTCATCTCCTCAAGTCCTCCAATGTTGCTCCGCACTATAGGAAGCTGATTGGTGAAATAATTGAGTATACCATACAGGATCTCAGCACAAAGAACATGCCAGAGGACACAGACTGCTTTAACAAAGTGTCATCAGAAAAAATTCGAACGGTATTTCTATGCTTCTTCGTTTGGATAATTGTCGTGTGGTTTATGCTTTTCTTCAATTCAGGTATTCCAAGTGGAGTGGTGCCGACTTGA
- the LOC107637606 gene encoding uncharacterized protein LOC107637606 isoform X2, with translation MPNPKFPLPRNLITRKNLNAEFTCVSEDSVDSSPISEISYLNHNDDAKTLLEETPSMTLLPTDTTLSEITNDVTGSGSTIDDCELDGFKFNSVEAEIALNFLKKSKVHLLKSSNVAPHYRKLIGEIIEYTIQDLSTKNMPEDTDCFNKVSSEKIRTVFLCFFVWIIVVWFMLFFNSGIPSGVVPT, from the exons ATGCCAAATCCAAAGTTCCCTCTTCCAAGAAATCTA ATCACCCGCAAGAACTTGAATGCAGAATTCACTTGCGTTTCTGAGGATTCCGTGGACTCCTCACCGATCTCTGAGATCTCCTACCTAAACCACAACGATGATGCTAAG ACCTTATTGGAAGAAACTCCTTCCATGACCTTGCTTCCAACGGATACAACTCTGTCTGAAATTACCAATGATGTAACAGGAAGTGGTTCAACTATTGATGACTGTGAGTTGGATGGTTTCAAGTTCAATTCTGTGGAGGCAGAGATTGCTCTTAATTTCCTCAAAAAATCAAAAGTTCATCTCCTCAAGTCCTCCAATGTTGCTCCGCACTATAGGAAGCTGATTGGTGAAATAATTGAGTATACCATACAGGATCTCAGCACAAAGAACATGCCAGAGGACACAGACTGCTTTAACAAAGTGTCATCAGAAAAAATTCGAACGGTATTTCTATGCTTCTTCGTTTGGATAATTGTCGTGTGGTTTATGCTTTTCTTCAATTCAGGTATTCCAAGTGGAGTGGTGCCGACTTGA